A single window of Debaryomyces hansenii CBS767 chromosome F complete sequence DNA harbors:
- a CDS encoding DEHA2F26444p (similar to uniprot|Q9HF78 Candida albicans GCS1 Glutamate--cysteine ligase) codes for MGLLSLGTPLDWHDANKFNEHVRENGIRQLINIFKQHSASRVQDPFLWGEEVEYMLVDIDARSKTAKLAIDKDYILNDLNDPEKPESYEKSIKNNILFHPEYGRYMIEATPLKPYDGDLLDDYVYVEENMIKRRKVSESELPKNIKPLTLTSFPRMGCGNFTSPPAKPIGPASQSLFLPDEIINRHVRFPTLTANIRKRRGCKVAINLPMYPDINTKLIDDSIPKNRDLFESDKEPWVGASKPGHVYMDSMGFGMGSSCLQVTMQAQEIDEARYLYDTLAPLTPIMLSLTAAAPIFKGFLVNQDVRWNVISGAVDDRTFIERDVEPYTGYDFFGGLDVTEEDKKHMETLGGGRGVNGDRISNKYGETRLKTSDGKPIQKITKSRYESINSYLSDYKYSGKTDVYFKDKYNDAYMPMNKKVYEQLMDSKLFDPIMAQHFAYLFIRDPLVIFSERIDQDNELENDHFENLQSTNWQTLRFKPPALYPKNITSQELAAKPGWRVEFRPMEIQLTDFENAAYSVFIALLSKAILKFKPDFYIPISHVDENMETAHKVDSVLKDKFWFKTSCKWRLNNDEFIGYDLSWFDRFINRGNDELGVDEVYVNGYASHAKENVINGNNSADTSCDYNESKYTIDEIINGGEDFPGMIKLIVKLIATELLPESSHHHCETSQLANRMLKLQNYLRLISYRASGKIPTIAHWIRHKALSNPLYKQDSKISEELAYELIRDATLLSDLDFSNRDLFTSYFGTSISNFLRNNSNST; via the coding sequence ATGGGATTATTGTCGTTGGGTACCCCTTTAGACTGGCACGATGCTAATAAGTTCAATGAACATGTCAGAGAGAATGGTATAAGGCagttgataaatattttcaagcaACACTCTGCTTCGAGGGTACAAGATCCGTTCTTATGGGGTGAAGAAGTTGAGTATATGCTAGTCGATATTGATGCGAGGTCTAAAACTGCTAAGTTAGCGATCGATAAGGATTACATATTGAACGATTTGAACGACCCCGAAAAACCTGAATCGTATGAAAAATCGATCAAGAACAACATTTTATTTCACCCAGAGTACGGTAGATACATGATTGAGGCTACTCCTTTAAAGCCATATGATGGTGATTTGCTAGACGATTATGTTTATGTTGAGGAGAACATGataaaaagaaggaaaGTTAGTGAATCAGAATTACCGAAGAATATTAAACCTCTCACCTTAACAAGTTTTCCAAGAATGGGGTGCGGTAACTTTACTTCACCGCCTGCTAAACCAATAGGTCCAGCATCTCAATCGTTGTTTTTGCCagatgaaatcattaatcGTCATGTAAGATTCCCAACTTTAACAGcaaatattagaaaaagaagaggGTGCAAGGTCGCTATTAACTTACCAATGTATCCGGATATTAACACTAAATTAATAGATGATTCTATTCCAAAAAATCGTGATTTATTTGAGTCTGATAAGGAACCATGGGTTGGCGCCTCCAAACCAGGCCATGTTTATATGGATTCGATGGGATTTGGAATGGGGTCATCATGCTTACAAGTGACTATGCAAGCTCAAGAAATCGACGAAGCAAGATACTTGTACGATACATTAGCGCCTCTCACTCCAATAATGTTAAGTTTGACAGCAGCAGCTCCAATTTTCAAAGGTTTCTTAGTAAACCAAGATGTTAGATGGAATGTTATTAGTGGAGCTGTTGACGATAGAACATTCATAGAGAGAGATGTCGAACCATATACGGGTTATGATTTTTTTGGAGGACTCGATGTAACAGAGGAAGACAAAAAACACATGGAAACATTAGGTGGAGGTCGTGGTGTTAATGGTGACCGTATTAGTAACAAGTATGGAGAGACCAGGTTAAAGACCTCTGACGGTAAaccaattcaaaaaatcaCTAAGTCTAGATATGAATCGATCAATAGTTATTTGAGCGACTACAAATATTCGGGTAAAACAGATGTGTATTTCAAAGATAAGTACAACGATGCTTATATGCCTATGAATAAAAAAGTGTATGAACAATTGATGGActctaaattatttgatccAATAATGGCACAACATTTTgcatatttatttatacgTGATCCATTAGTTATATTCTCCGAGAGAATTGATCAAGATAATGAGCTAGAGAATGATCACTTTGAGAACCTACAATCTACCAATTGGCAAACCTTGAGATTTAAACCGCCAGCCTTGTATCCAAAAAATATCACGCTGCAAGAGTTAGCTGCTAAACCAGGGTGGAGGGTAGAGTTCCGTCCTATGGAAATTCAACTAACCGATTTCGAAAATGCAGCATACTCGGTTTTTATTGCATTATTATCCAAAGCTATATTAAAGTTCAAACCAGATTTCTATATACCAATTCTGCATGTTGATGAGAATATGGAAACAGCGCATAAGGTAGATTCTGTTCTCAAGGATAAATTTTGGTTCAAGACATCATGCAAGTGGCGGCTCAATAACGATGAATTCATTGGCTACGACTTAAGCTGGTTCgatagatttattaatagaGGTAACGACGAGCTAGGAGTCGACGAAGTCTACGTGAATGGATACGCGAGCCACGCTAAAGAGAACGTCATTAATGGCAATAACCTGGCAGATACATCTTGTGACTACAATGAGTCCAAATACACCATCGACGAAATCATCAATGGTGGTGAAGACTTCCCCGGTATGATCAAGTTGATCGTCAAACTAATTGCTACTGAATTGCTCCCAGAATCGTCGCACCATCACTGCGAAACGTCGCAACTTGCAAATAGAATGTTGAAGCTCCAAAACTACTTGCGATTGATATCGTACAGAGCCTCGGGCAAAATCCCCACGATTGCCCACTGGATTAGACACAAGGCCCTTAGCAACCCATTGTATAAACAAGACTCCAAGATAAGTGAAGAATTGGCTTACGAATTAATTAGAGACGCAACTCTCCTTTCTGATTTGGACTTCTCCAACCGTGATTTATTTACCAGCTACTTCGGGACTTCAATCTCTAATTTTTTGAGAAACAACTCTAATTCCACCTAG
- a CDS encoding DEHA2F26334p (similar to CA1744|IPF10889 Candida albicans IPF10889), whose amino-acid sequence MSEEISVSGDSLLTALLSGTTAAAISATLTYPLDCIKTQQQLNDSGKMQKFNIPGNYPSTIAQLFKGGSALVVGTVMKNSARLVSYNWSTKFMTSDSSDSHGHKKISAPRIVIAGVMSGFLETLWIIPFENIKITMIQNMTLHNEIARAAKHGIKYDVTGTTVLNKHHKPTANIFSKQYVSPHAYFTADILSQYRANNKPTSRFQVATKHHTTKEALKAKYNKHPTMTFLGTIREIYSLKGLKGFSSGTCITMVRQVAISTVWLSTYNATRQLLDPHSNSNEQSWFGHKHTAFQSLGLHLFSSIAVVALTEPLDVVKSHLQSKNGKQIYKDSLSTAFRLFMEQGYRSLWKGALPRGIKITVNGGLTASIYNYVDQIVGVAGGQTVFAE is encoded by the coding sequence ATGAGTGAAGAAATTTCGGTTAGTGGTGACAGTTTGCTTACGGCGTTGTTGTCGGGAACTACAGCAGCTGCAATATCCGCAACTTTAACGTATCCATTAGATTGTATTAAAACACAACAGCAGCTTAATGATTCAGGGAAAATGCAgaaatttaatattccaGGTAATTATCCGAGTACAATTGCCCAGTTATTCAAGGGAGGTAGTGCGTTGGTTGTCGGTACCGTAATGAAGAATTCGGCAAGACTAGTTCTGTATAACTGGCTGACAAAATTTATGACCCTGGATAGTTCTGATAGTCATGGTCATAAGAAGATTAGTGCTCCAAGGATTGTGATTGCGGGTGTTATGAGTGGGTTCCTTGAAACATTGTGGATAATTCCGTTTGAAAACATCAAGATTACGATGATTCAGAACATGACATTACATAATGAGATTGCAAGAGCAGCAAAACATGGAATTAAATATGATGTTACAGGGACCACAGTGTTAAACAAGCACCATAAGCCAACTGCAAATATCTTTAGTAAACAATACGTTTCGCCGCATGCGTATTTCACAGCAGATATACTATCACAATATAGGGCGAATAATAAACCAACCAGTAGGTTCCAGGTTGCTACAAAACATCACACCACTAAGGAAGCTTTAAAGGCTAAATACAATAAGCATCCTACAATGACATTCCTTGGAACCATCCGTGAAATCTATTCGCTTAAGGGCTTGAAGGGATTCCTGTCCGGTACATGCATAACTATGGTTCGTCAAGTAGCTATTTCGACCGTATGGTTGTCAACATATAATGCTACAAGACAATTGCTTGATCCACACAGTAATAGTAATGAACAAAGTTGGTTTGGCCATAAGCATACCGCTTTCCAACTGCTTGGGTTACATTTGTTCTCGTCTATAGCTGTCGTGGCGTTAACCGAACCTTTGGATGTAGTCAAAAGTCATTTGCAGCTGAAAAACGGTAAACAAATTTACAAAGATTCTTTATCAACCGCATTTAGGTTATTTATGGAGCAAGGGTATAGATCATTATGGAAAGGTGCTTTACCTAGAGGGATTAAAATTACGGTAAATGGTGGTTTAACAGCATCTATTTATAACTATGTCGATCAAATTGTCGGTGTTGCTGGAGGGCAGACTGTTTTTGCTGAATGA
- a CDS encoding DEHA2F26422p (weakly similar to uniprot|P32566 Saccharomyces cerevisiae YGR229C SMI1 Protein involved in (1 3)-beta-glucan synthesis): MGIIDNFKSFVHSITTEDHYASYDSPYKNSAVNNVGTTVGGGNSSSRLHELNRLATVNSSSHSLIEGGNNGSRTSLSRNGSSTTVGYRPGLRSSNTNSSELQLQNLNASGQPPLPSIDSLWDRIESWLEEEYPELGDNLNDGVTTADLNEFENDLGCGSLPVEIRQFYKRHDGQFRGGKPTGLVMGLTLLDLEGIIEEYAIWAKVNQRLEKQQYMFQHQQQQQQHQKATSSADASETHGHENKINNSFIANQKSIPPNAIQPYYAHRGWIPFLKDFCGNQIAIDLAPGPQGHWGQIIIFGRDYDTKLVIASNLQEFMFGFVSDLELGNFQIDQNDQDGGFLDGSRNDDDYMIGDGEEDQGELCFRDREQKEFGNSIKGKLTYLEVLKRRALKTFGITNLEKFSTSFTPQRMPHAKPNASGMASPVRAASPSMSGATANTNKSQNPLINMESSSKVALPKETLIDEDEKVPEEPVKKSEVKSVKNTAAAEPEKETKQKDEIIEEKPEVIETPAKEDDKEEEEEEQEEEKEQEKEHENEEAPEDEQNEDAKPLTKTQKKNQSKKAKKQQQKQKQNETNDVEEVAEDLNDVAL; encoded by the coding sequence ATGGGTATTATCGATAATTTTAAGTCATTTGTGCACTCTATAACTACAGAGGATCATTATGCGTCTTATGATTCGCCATACAAAAATTCAGCAGTTAATAATGTTGGAACTACAGTTGGAGGCGGCAATTCGAGTTCAAGATTGCACGAGTTGAACCGTTTGGCCACAGTTAATTCGTCGAGTCATTCGCTTATTGAAGGAGGTAATAATGGTAGCAGAACTTCGTTATCGCGTAACGGTTCATCTACTACAGTTGGTTACAGACCGGGATTAAGATCATCGAACACGAATTCGTCGGAGcttcaacttcaaaatttgaatgCTAGTGGGCAGCCACCGTTGCCATCAATCGACTCATTGTGGGACCGTATTGAGAGCTGGTTAGAGGAAGAATACCCCGAATTGGGGGACAATTTGAATGACGGAGTTACCACTGCGGATTTGAATGAGTTTGAGAACGATTTGGGATGTGGGTCGTTGCCGGTAGAAATAAGACAATTTTATAAGAGACATGACGGACAGTTCAGAGGTGGAAAACCTACTGGGTTGGTAATGGGCTTGACGTTGTTAGATTTAGAAGGTATAATAGAAGAATATGCTATTTGGGCTAAGGTTAACCAAAGATTGGAAAAACAACAATATATGTTCCAACatcaacagcaacagcaacagcacCAGAAGGCCACGTCGTCGGCCGATGCTTCTGAAACACATGGTCATGAAAACAAGATCAATAACTCGTTTATTGCCAATCAAAAATCCATTCCGCCAAATGCCATTCAACCATACTACGCACACCGTGGTTGGATTCCATTTTTGAAGGATTTTTGTGGTAACCAGATTGCTATTGACCTAGCACCAGGTCCACAAGGTCACTGGGGccaaatcattatttttggtAGAGATTATGATACAAAGTTGGTTATTGCATCGAATTTACAAGAGTTCATGTTCGGATTTGTTTCAGACTTGGAGTTAGGGAACTttcaaattgatcaaaACGATCAAGACGGCGGCTTTTTGGACGGCTCCAGAAACGACGATGATTACATGATCGGTGATggtgaagaagatcaaGGTGAGTTATGTTTCCGTGATAGAGAACAGAAGGAATTTGGTAACTCTATAAAGGGCAAGCTTACATATTTAGAGGTGTTAAAGAGAAGAGCTTTGAAAACGTTTGGTATAACTAATCTCGAAAAGTTTTCCACTTCTTTCACTCCTCAGAGAATGCCTCATGCTAAACCAAATGCCAGTGGTATGGCGTCTCCAGTTAGAGCAGCCAGTCCTAGTATGTCTGGTGCAACTGCCAATACGAATAAGTCTCAGAACCCTTTGATCAATATGGAAAGTAGTAGTAAGGTTGCTTTACCAAAGGAGACTCTTATTGACGAAGACGAAAAGGTTCCAGAAGAACCAGTGAAGAAGTCTGAAGTTAAAAGCGTAAAGAACACCGCTGCTGCGGAACCAGAAAAAGAAACTAAACAAAAGGATGAAATCATAGAAGAAAAACCCGAAGTCATAGAGACTCCAGCCAAGGAAGAtgacaaagaagaagaagaagaagaacaagaagaagaaaaagaacaagaaaaggaaCATGAGAACGAAGAGGCCCCTGAAGATGAACAAAATGAGGACGCTAAACCTTTGACAAAAACCCaaaaaaagaatcaaaGCAAGAAGGCTAAAAAACAACAACAGAAACAAAAGCAAAATGAAACGAACGATGTAGAAGAAGTGGCTGAAGATTTGAACGATGTGGCGTTATAA
- a CDS encoding DEHA2F26378p (highly similar to uniprot|P43619 Saccharomyces cerevisiae YFR047C BNA6 Quinolinate phosphoribosyl transferase), giving the protein MSSSYANLLPANGKWKQLITDYLQEDVPSFDFGAFVVGNKQETASLYMKQAGLISGVPFTAEVFKQCELEVEWLHKEGEFITEEVIQKNKGKIVVAVVKGPANKILLAERTALNLLARSSGIATQSRLTKNLADESGYTGLIAGTRKTTPGLRQLEKYSMLIGGVDTHRYDLSSMVMLKDNHITSTGSITKAVKSARSVCGFAVKVEVEVSTEEDAREAIDAGADVIMLDNFEGPELQKAAQSLKKFYEGKSKSFLLECSGGLTLSNLSSYLCNDIDIYSTSSIHQGCGIVDFSLKINSD; this is encoded by the coding sequence ATGTCCTCATCTTATGCAAACTTACTCCCTGCCAATGGCAAATGGAAACAATTAATTACCGATTACTTACAAGAAGATGTGCCatcttttgattttggtgCATTTGTAGTCGGGAACAAACAAGAAACGGCTTCCTTATACATGAAGCAAGCAGGATTGATCTCGGGAGTACCATTTACAGCAGAAGTCTTTAAGCAATGTGAATTGGAAGTTGAATGGCTTCATAAGGAAGGCGAATTCATCACTGAGGAAGTGattcaaaagaataagGGAAAAATCGTTGTTGCTGTAGTTAAGGGCCCGGCCAACAAGATTTTGTTGGCAGAAAGAACTGCTTTAAACTTATTAGCGAGATCTTCTGGGATAGCTACGCAATCTCGTTTAACCAAGAACTTGGCAGATGAAAGTGGTTACACGGGTCTTATTGCTGGTACTAGGAAGACTACTCCGGGTCTCAGACAACTCGAAAAGTACTCTATGTTGATTGGTGGTGTTGATACCCATAGATACGACTTAAGCTCTATGGTAATGTTGAAAGATAACCACATAACCTCTACTGGTAGTATTACTAAAGCGGTTAAAAGTGCCAGATCAGTATGTGGGTTTGCAGTTAAGGTTGAAGTTGAAGTAAGTACTGAAGAAGATGCTCGTGAGGCCATTGATGCAGGTGCTGATGTTATCATGTTGGACAACTTTGAAGGTCCTGAGTTGCAAAAAGCTGCTCAAAGCTTGAAGAAGTTCTACGAAGGCAAGCTGAAGTCATTCTTGTTGGAATGCTCCGGTGGTTTAACTCTTTCCAACTTAAGCAGTTACTTGTGTAATGATATTGACATTTATTCAACTTCCTCAATCCATCAAGGATGTGGGATTGTTGACTTCTCgttgaagataaatagtgattaa
- a CDS encoding DEHA2F26400p (some similarities with uniprot|P53068 Saccharomyces cerevisiae YGL240W DOC1 Processivity factor required for the ubiquitination activity of the anaphase promoting complex (APC)): MRSLSTWDQSSGNNEYHANESNNQTEPIYNSSINAVASSSHQLETQEIIPPEELIDSIASVSTSENNNYIEEGIYQQEDEDGDEMYTGGDSFSGADQPTLEQIQRVYYTKGLQMLDSLQLIDLSPLANWKLSSSKQEFSLSQLRDDSSDSYWQSDGSNGSNNINATNGNAITNNQLANPHSITIQFSKKVSLERISIFTNFSADESYTPSKIRILAGTSDDWDLSEVCTVNFNKPIGWSHIIFNAIRDDGVLKCFTVKLVILANHQDGKDTRIRAVRCFGKKSTAVKPPVKDVAPPSLVGDILKDLNLTSGFSNASGLSLNNQIVQNLSDNPISFTHKSSIDLIDDGDDDIRDDDSDKETNKILNNVSEVIGFNSGFQSVELSSISSIR, from the coding sequence ATGAGATCACTCAGTACCTGGGATCAATCAAGtggaaataatgaatacCATGCGAATGAATCGAATAATCAGACAGAGCCGATCTATAATTCATCGATAAATGCAGTAGCTTCACTGCTGCATCAACTAGAAACACAAGAAATTATACCACCAGAAGAGCTAATAGATTCAATAGCTTCTGTTTCAACTTCAGAAAATAACAACTATATTGAAGAGGGAATATATCAAcaggaagatgaagacgGAGACGAAATGTACACGGGCGGAGATTCATTTTCTGGTGCAGATCAGCCCACATTAGAGCAAATACAAAGGGTATACTATACAAAAGGGTTGCAAATGCTAGATAGTTTGCAGcttattgatttatcacCGTTAGCCAATTGGAAGCTATCATCGTCCAAACAAGAATTTAGTTTAAGTCAATTGCGGGACGATTCGTCTGATAGTTATTGGCAATCTGATGGGAGTAATGGAagcaataatataaatgcTACAAATGGTAACGCCATAACAAATAACCAACTTGCAAATCCACATTCGATCACTATACAATTTTCGAAAAAAGTATCATTGGAgagaatatcaatatttacaaatttCTCAGCGGATGAATCGTATACACCTTCCAAGATTAGAATACTAGCAGGAACGTCCGACGATTGGGATTTGAGTGAGGTTTGCACtgttaatttcaataaaccaATTGGCTGGTCACATATCATCTTTAATGCCATCAGGGATGATGGAGTACTAAAATGTTTTACTGTCAAACTCGTAATTCTCGCAAACCATCAAGATGGTAAAGATACACGTATAAGAGCAGTTAGATGTTTCGGTAAAAAATCTACGGCGGTCAAGCCTCCGGTGAAAGATGTTGCTCCTCCTAGCTTAGTAGGTGACATACTAAAGGATCTCAATCTTACCAGTGGGTTTAGCAATGCTTCTGGATTACTgttaaataatcaaatagTCCAAAATTTAAGTGATAACCCAATATCATTTACGCATAAAAgttcaattgatttaatcGATGATGGGGATGATGATATCCGTGATGATGATTCAGATAAAGAGACCAacaagattttgaataatgtcTCTGAGGTTATAGGGTTCAATTCGGGGTTTCAGAGTGTGGAGTTATCTAgtatttcatcaatacGCTGA
- a CDS encoding DEHA2F26356p (similar to uniprot|P43605 Saccharomyces cerevisiae YFR027W ECO1 Acetyltransferase): MKRDITQLLSPELSQSSSRNDKKRKPTNSNKKVQTVLNFPSSSPNASQSTTCPTCGMTYYSHVSKDNDVHNKYHFNFINGIPWPTSFCNNVLERFIVVDHTTGKAKGTSKSKKSQAASKETLVMTIDRRASKQVKRVEEILKVVNGELNAASDGKAWQKDHKGPIQGRAFIVVIDGRAIGICTTEPIQDVDQQCRWIIHRTQALVPNQVNRSIKLGISRIWIAPKWRRYGLARRLLDIVLVHSVYGIVLDKKEIGFSQPSFSGGLLAKSFNGVTHKSGEILIPVYLEE; encoded by the coding sequence ATGAAAAGAGATATAACTCAGCTACTATCCCCAGAGTTGTCTCAGCTGTCTTCCAGAAATGATAAAAAACGTAAGCCAACGAATCTGAATAAAAAGGTTCAGACAGTGTTAAATTTCCCATCGTCATCACCAAATGCGTCTCAATCAACTACATGTCCAACATGTGGTATGACATACTATAGCCATGTGTCAAAGGATAATGATGTTCATAATAAATACCATTTCAACTTTATCAATGGTATTCCGTGGCCTACATCATTTTGTAACAATGTGCTTGAGAGATTTATTGTAGTAGATCATACGACTGGTAAGGCCAAAGGGACTTCAAAATCGAAGAAATCACAAGCTGCATCTAAGGAGACGTTGGTTATGACTATTGACAGAAGGGCTAGTAAACAAGTGAAGCGAGTGGAggaaatattgaaagtaGTCAATGGAGAACTAAATGCTGCATCGGATGGTAAGGCATGGCAAAAAGACCACAAGGGACCAATCCAAGGAAGGGCATTTATTGTGGTAATAGATGGACGGGCTATTGGGATATGTACAACAGAGCCAATTCAAGATGTGGATCAACAGTGTAGGTGGATAATCCATAGAACTCAAGCACTTGTGCCGAACCAGGTGAATAGGCTGATTAAATTGGGAATTTCACGTATATGGATAGCCCCTAAATGGAGACGATACGGGTTAGCAAGGAGGCTACTTGATATTGTTTTGGTTCATTCTGTATATGGAATTGTGCTTGATAAAAAAGAAATCGGATTTAGCCAGCCTAGCTTTAGTGGTGGACTACTAGCCAAAAGCTTTAACGGGGTTACACATAAGAGCGGTGAAATCCTAATACCTGTATACCTAGAAGAATAA
- a CDS encoding DEHA2F26312p (weakly similar to CA1745|IPF10888 Candida albicans IPF10888), which translates to MDDSGQRNRIRSVTEPSTPLRRSSRIDQSFAFYSHRQRTIFRTSDIHLPPHELPSIAAKLSQESNSAPGSSRRSRRRSRSRPTTPQTGRDSISGLSSGTLTPTRNNKRRSSSNFTMGNKRRKRRSLIVTENGVTALDPNYIGPITIDYLRLFCKITIEEKAEKENSKTEVHDSDPPVEPQENTPARSPGIGDRMETRNIPIFNDFDQSLPLPDVEGIPVSPESDDLGPLYDPVEIGTPPKTTFSYLERILAAQAKRNQKVDKETEHSFHKKTPDEGNMQTIDSSSMQTQFIIEDNSAHIKNVPPNDLNIRSNIEPDNNTGPKVEESLFVPEESSGIDEPTPYNEQLLDNKQLLDNEQSLDNEQPLEYEQDNNEFVGMNDEYNDIEDKMNISDLSKPDHLSEAISTPTRTLLEFTTHEELEGRSPTSPNAVVNEEYTIDNDFNNDLFEEAFDTNNEHNEIDNSLDKQTDKSTGAPATRITRSNKTKIERSHLPLPINMVKNVVKLLQAAPTRGNSTATNKQRNTQKVKRLTPDIYEFIQQKSDDFISNVVADLEAYSGHRTNNKSNQINIKDVLLYLNRIKFSSGGENRIQEVDNITNLAYKFLPLELLISLDNNLHGRVNRQKPKTYEEENHSESFETDSESDYNNEPASKRANSAQHIRHLKTFSDSETE; encoded by the coding sequence atggaTGATAGTGGTCAGAGGAACAGAATACGGAGCGTAACTGAACCATCTACTCCTTTGAGACGAAGTTCTCGAATAGACCAAAGTTTTGCATTTTACTCACACAGACAGAGGACCATATTCAGAACTAGTGATATCCATTTACCTCCACATGAGTTACCGTCAATTGCCGCAAAGTTAAGCCAAGAAAGTAACTCTGCACCTGGGTCACTGAGAAGGTCAAGACGTAGGTCCCGGTCCCGACCTACGACCCCACAAACAGGGAGAGATTCTATATCAGGATTATCATCAGGTACCTTGACACCTACGAGAAACAATAAGAGACGAAGCTCTAGTAATTTTACAATGGGTAAtaaaagaaggaaaaggCGATCTCTCATTGTGACGGAGAATGGAGTAACGGCGTTGGACCCGAATTATATTGGACCTATAACGATTGACTACTTGCGATTGTTCTGTAAAATTACGATAGAAGAAAAAGCCGAGAAAGAGAACTCTAAAACTGAAGTTCATGATAGCGACCCACCAGTCGAACCACAAGAAAACACACCAGCTAGGTCGCCTGGAATTGGTGATCGAATGGAGACACGTAATATTCCgatatttaatgattttgatcAATCCTTACCACTTCCAGACGTCGAAGGCATTCCAGTTTCTCCAGAATCCGATGATTTAGGACCACTATACGACCCCGTTGAAATCGGAACACCACCGAAAACTACATTCTCGTACTTGGAGCGTATATTGGCGGCACAAGCtaaaagaaatcaaaaggTAGATAAGGAGACTGAACATAGCTTTCATAAGAAAACTCCAGATGAAGGTAATATGCAAACTATAGATTCAAGTTCAATGCAAactcaatttattatagaGGATAACAGTGCCCATATTAAGAATGTTCCTCCAAACGATTTGAATATACGTTCAAATATTGAGCCGGATAATAATACTGGACCTAAAGTAGAAGAAAGTTTGTTTGTTCCTGAAGAAAGTTCAGGCATTGATGAGCCGACACCATATAATGAACAATTGTTAGATAATAAACAATTGTTGGATAATGAACAATCGTTAGATAATGAACAACCGCTAGAATATGAACAAGACAACAATGAATTTGTTGGCATGAATGACgaatataatgatattgaggATAAGATGAATATAAGTGACTTATCTAAACCAGACCATTTATCAGAAGCTATATCAACACCAACAAGGACTCTTCTAGAATTTACTACCCACGAGGAATTGGAAGGACGGTCACCAACTTCTCCAAATGCTGTGgtaaatgaagaatatacaattgataatgatttcaataacGATTTGTTTGAGGAGGCATTTgatacaaataatgaacataatgaaattgataatagCTTGGATAAGCAAACTGACAAGTCTACTGGAGCTCCGGCTACTAGGATAACAAGAAGTAATAAAACTAAAATAGAACGAAGTCATTTACCATTACCTATAAACATGGTAAAGAATGTTgtcaaattattgcaaGCTGCACCTACAAGGGGTAATAGTACTGCTACTAATAAACAGAGAAATACCCAGAAAGTCAAGAGACTTACACCTGACATCTATGAgtttattcaacaaaagtCGGATGATTTCATTCTGAATGTTGTAGCGGACTTAGAGGCATACTCGGGACATCGGACTAATAACAAAAGtaatcaaatcaatatcaaagatgttcttctttatttaaatagaattaaatttagtTCTGGGGGTGAAAATAGGATACAGGAGGTTGATAATATAACAAACTTGGCTTATAAGTTCTTACCCTTGGAGTTGCTTATTTCacttgataataatttacaTGGCCGAGTTAATAGACAGAAACCCAAGACttatgaagaagaaaatcacTCGGAGAGCTTTGAAACTGATAGTGAATCAGATTACAATAATGAGCCTGCTCTGAAACGAGCAAATTCGGCTCAGCATATAAGACATTTGAAAACATTTAGTGATAGTGAAACTGAATAA